AAGCGCGCAGCCGAGGCGCTGTCGTACAATGGATTGGTACAGAGCTGGCCGGAGATTGCACGGCTGGCGGGGCAGAAGCCGGAGCAGGCGCAGGAGGAGTTGTTTTGAAGAACCCCCTCTCTCTGGCTCTCTCCCTCAAGGGGAGAGAGGACCTATATTCGTAAGGTAAGGAAATGAATCCCGTCAGAGCTAAAGAGCTGAGAAAAAACTCGACAGACGCCGAACGTGCATTATGGCGGCAACTTCGTGCCCATCGACTCGCCAGATATAAGTTTCGCAGACAGCAGCCTATAGGACGATACATTGTGGATTTTGTATGCTTTGAAAAACAGTTGATTGTCGAGCTGGATGGAGGACAACACACGGAACAAGTTGCTTACGATGCAGAGCGAACGGCATGGTTACAGGCTCAAAGGTTTCAAGTGCTGAGGTTTTGGAATAGCGAGGTTTTGCGGGATATCGAATCGGTCGTAGAAGTAATTTTAAGGGAGTGTGAGCGAGCGGCCTCCTCTCTCTGTCTCTCTCCCTCAGGGGGAGAGAGGACCTGAAAGTGGAAGATCGGGACAAGACGTCGAGAGAACGCGCGAAAATCCCCTCTCCCCTCGTGGGAGAGGGTTAGGGAGAGGGGGAAAAGGGAAATCTATGGCCATCACTAATCATGAGCGCATCGGCAAAACGCTGGATTTACTCAAAGCCGGTCTCGGGCCGTTTGCCGAGCGGGAATTTACTCATGCCTACCAGACCAAGGCGCAGGCACAGGCCGCGCTGTTCCTGGGTGAAGATCGGTTGCTCGCCAATAAGCCAGTGACCCAATGGGACGCATCTGCGCTGCTCAAGCTCATGTGGGATGCGTGGAATGACGTCTTTCGCAAACCATTGGGCCAGTCGGAGCGAACCCTCGTGAGTGAGCTGCGCGAAGTGCGCAACCGCTGGGCGCACCAGGACGCCTTTTCGACTGACGACACCTACCGCGCCCTCGACTCGGCGGCTCGCCTGCTGACCGCGGTTTCCGCACCGCAGTCGGACGACATCGAGAAGATGAAAATGGAGCTGTTGCGCCTGCGCTTCGATGAGCAGGTGCGGAGCGAGAAGCGTAAAAGTGCTGGTACTGCCGTTGAGAGCGCGGCAACGGGCAATCTCAAGCCGTGGCGCGAAGTCGTGACGCCGCACAAAGATGTGGCCAGCGGTCGCTATCAGCAGGCCGAATTTGCCGCCGACTTATGGCAGGTCCATCTCGGTGAGGGAGTGGACGAGTACAAACACCCGGGCGAATTCTTCCGTCGCACCTATCTCACCGAGAGCCTCACGCGCCTGCTGGTCAGCGCGGCGCAGCGCCTCGCCGGACAAGGCGGCGACCCGGTGATGGACCTCCAGACCAACTTCGGTGGCGGCAAGACGCACTCGATGCTGGCGCTCTATCATCTCTTCTCGGGCACGGCGCTGAACGAGCTGATGGGCATCGACAGCGTGATGCAGGACGCTGGTGTGAAAAAGCTTCCGCCCGTCAAGCGTGTGGTGCTGGTGGGGAACAAAATCTCGCCCGGCAACCCGGTCACCAAGTCTGACGGCACGGTGGTGCGCACGCTGTGGGGCGAACTGGCCTGGCAGCTCGGCGGTAAGAAGGCGTTCAAACGTGTACAAGCGGACGACGAGAAAGCGACTAGCCCCGGCGACGTGCTGCGGGAGTTGTTCAACGACTATGGCCCCTGCCTGATCTTAATCGACGAGTGGGTCGCCTACGCACGTCAGCTTCATGACCAGAGCGACCTGCCTGCCGGCAGCTTCGAGACGCAGTTCACCTTTACCCAAGCGCTGACCGAAGCGGCGAAGGCGGCGAGGAATTGCCTGCTGGTTGTCAGCCTCCCGGCCTCGGACTCACAGGGGTCACCCCATATCTATGCTGACGATGTAGAAGTAGGCGGCCAACGCGGGCGCGAAGCGCTGGAGCGGCTGCGCAATGTGGTGGCGCGTGTCGAATCCGCGTGGCGGCCAGCGAGCGCCGAAGAGGGGTTTGAGATCGTGCGGCGGCGACTCTTCGAGCCTATGACCGATCCCGCGCAGTTCAAGGACCGTGACGTGGTGGCACGCGCCTTTGCCGATCTCTACCGCACGCAGCACCAGGAGTTTCCACCTGAGTGCCGTGACGCAGACTACGAGAAACGCCTACGAGCGGCGTATCCTATCCACCCAGAAGTCTTTGACCGCCTCTACAACGACTGGTCCACCTTGGTAAAGTTCCAGCGCACCCGTGGGGTGTTGCGCTTAATGGCGGCGGTGATCCACAGCTTGTGGGAGAAGGGCGACCGCAACCCATTGATCCAACCGGCTAACATTCCTATTGACGACCCCCGCGTACAGTTTGAGCTGACGCGCTACCTCTCCGACAATTGGGTGCCGATCATCGAGAAAGACGTAGACGGTCCGAATTCACTGCCGTTGCGGCTCGATGGCGATGTGCCGAATCTGGGGAAGTTCGCGGCGAGTCGGCGCGTGGCGCGCACGATTTACCTCGGCTCCGCTCCGACAACGACCGCCGCCAATCGTGGCCTGGAAGACCGACGGGTAAAGCTCGGGTGTGTGATGCCGGGTGAATCTCCAGCGGTGTTTGGTGATGCACTCCGGAGGTTAGCGGCGGCGGCCACGTACCTCTATCAAGATGGGCCGCGCTACTGGTACTCGACACAACCGACCGTCACCAAGCTTGCTGAGGATCGAGCAGAGCAACTGAAACGCGACCCGGACACAGTGGCGCAAGAAATTGACAAACGCCTGCGCGCCGATCTCCGTAGAATGGGTGAGTTCAGCCGCGTGCATCCTCTGCCTAGCTCCAGCGCTGACGTCCCCGATGACCTCGATGCGCGCTTGGTGGTGCTGGGCATCGACCACACCTACAGTAAGGAACCTAGTAACGCTGCTGAGAAAACAGCAAAAGCGATTCTCGAAACACGCGGCAGTACCCCACGATTGTACCGCAACACCCTAGTGTTTCTCGCCGCCGATATAACGCGACTCCAGGATCTGGAAGAAGCCGCTCGCAAGTACCTGGCATGGGAATCGATCCTCAACGAGCAAGAAACGTTCGACCTCTCCCCACATCAGGTGAAGCAAGCCGAGACCCAAAAGGCAGCAGCCGAGGGCGCGATCCTGGCGCAACTCCCTGAAGCCTACCAGTGGCTTTTGGCACCGACACAGGCGAGCCCGCAGTCTGCTGTCGAGTGGCAGGCGACTCGACTCTCGGGAAAGGAAGCGCTCGCCGTACGGTCGAGCAGCAAGAAGCTACTCAACGACGAGCTGCTTCTGACAAGCTTTGGCGCGGCGCGCCTGCGCATGGAGCTAGACCGGGTGCCGCTGTGGCGCGGCGATCACGTTGTCATTAAACAACTTGTCGATGACTTTGGGCGCTATCTCTACCTACCGCGACTGAAGGATTCGTCCGTGCTGCTCGGCGCAATCCGGGATGGGTTTGGCTTACTGACGTGGGAGCAAGATTCCTTCGCCTATGCCGAAAGCTATGACGAAGCGGCCAAACGCTACCGTGGTCTGCGAGGTGGGCAGAACGTTGCGATCAGCGACAGTGATGCCGGACTCTTGGTGCGTCCCGAGGTCGCGCGTCGGCAGCTCAATGCAGAGATCATTCCTCCGTCTCAGGTTGTCAGCGAAGGTACTGACTCACACCCACTGCCGAGTTCGGAGCCAAGGTCGCCGACTCCTTCGGCACCAGGCCCTGTCGCGCCACCAAAACCCAAGCGTTACCACGGCACGGTGACGCTCACTCCCGAACGCGCAGGACGCGACGCTAGTAGGATCGCCGACGAAGTCATTTCGCACTTGGTCGGACTCGTTGGAGCGTCCGTGCGGATCACCCTAGAGATCGAAGCTGAGATTCCCGACGGCGCACCGGAAAACGTCGTACGCACGGTGACAGAGAACAGCCGTACGCTCAAATTTACGAATCACGGGTTCGAGAAGGAGTAAGACACAACGGCAACCTCGCTTCTTCTGGGAGCCATAGGGTGACCAGAAAACCCTACCCTGATAGTGGAAAGAACGGCCTAGCGTAGCCCTTTTATCAAGCCGCATCCCATTCCTGGTCGCCGATACCAGCTTGTCTTAAAATCCTCCTTAGCAATCGGACATCGTCAACCGTCTTTCCATGAGGATTCGGGATGGCAATCTTTTGTCTTCCTCTAATCATGAAGGGATATTTGCCAACTTGAACAGGACCCGAGAAGCCTAATTGGCGGAACTTCCGCAGGAATTCTCGGTACTCGATGGGTGCCGATGGCATTTATGCCGACACTTGCGTTGTCGCAGCATTCAGGCAAATGCCGTCAATCACGGGAATATCAGGATCATTGTCCCTCAGCTTCAACAAGAGCCACGCTTCGAGCACCTCTTGTAGCTCTTTTCTGCACTCGTCTTGTGAAGTCCCCGTCGCCCAAACGCCAGGGCAGAGGGGAATTTCTCCATACCATTGACCATTCTCAGGCCCCTCAAAAACGGCGTGCGTAAGCATCTTCGCGATGTAGTCGGTCAACATAGAAATTCCCTCGGTTGCTAGTGCATTGGCCCGAGCTGTTTCTCCTCAAATTTTACCCTAAAAAAACTACTCTTTTTCCACACGGTAGGCAACTCGCGCATTGTGCGATCCTGCGTGCATGAGCAACAGGGTTACGGTTGAACGAGGCGGTTGCCCTTCAGTGGGGCGACCTCGACTTTCATGGGCGCTTCATCGAAGTCCGGCGCAACTATTCGCCCCTTGCACGTCGCACGTTTACACCGAAGAGGGGGAAGGGTCGGCGGGTCGATATGTCGAAGATGCTTACGGAGGCTCTTGCGGCGTTGCTTGTGGAACGGAAGAAGGAAACGCTCAAGAAGGGATGGGGAGAAGTTCCCGAGTGGGTCTTTATCGGGGAAGAAGGAACCTTGATCGACCCGGACAACTTCCGCAGTCGGGTATGGAGCAAGCTCCTACAGAAAGCCGGATTTCGGCATGTCCGTCTGCATGACCTCCGCCACACCTTCGCTTCGCTCTTCATCCAGCAAGGCGAGTCCTTGGCCTACGTCAAGGAACAGATGGGACATCACTCCATTCAAGTGTCGGTAGACATTTACGGGCATCTCGTTCCTGGAGGAAACAAAGCCGCTGTAGATCGGCTTGACGAGCAGTCTCCAGCAACCATCCGCAACCTATCCGCAACCACGGCGCTACTGGCTCAGTCGGCAGGGT
This DNA window, taken from Deltaproteobacteria bacterium, encodes the following:
- a CDS encoding type II toxin-antitoxin system HicB family antitoxin, with the protein product MLTDYIAKMLTHAVFEGPENGQWYGEIPLCPGVWATGTSQDECRKELQEVLEAWLLLKLRDNDPDIPVIDGICLNAATTQVSA
- a CDS encoding ATP-binding protein, which produces MAITNHERIGKTLDLLKAGLGPFAEREFTHAYQTKAQAQAALFLGEDRLLANKPVTQWDASALLKLMWDAWNDVFRKPLGQSERTLVSELREVRNRWAHQDAFSTDDTYRALDSAARLLTAVSAPQSDDIEKMKMELLRLRFDEQVRSEKRKSAGTAVESAATGNLKPWREVVTPHKDVASGRYQQAEFAADLWQVHLGEGVDEYKHPGEFFRRTYLTESLTRLLVSAAQRLAGQGGDPVMDLQTNFGGGKTHSMLALYHLFSGTALNELMGIDSVMQDAGVKKLPPVKRVVLVGNKISPGNPVTKSDGTVVRTLWGELAWQLGGKKAFKRVQADDEKATSPGDVLRELFNDYGPCLILIDEWVAYARQLHDQSDLPAGSFETQFTFTQALTEAAKAARNCLLVVSLPASDSQGSPHIYADDVEVGGQRGREALERLRNVVARVESAWRPASAEEGFEIVRRRLFEPMTDPAQFKDRDVVARAFADLYRTQHQEFPPECRDADYEKRLRAAYPIHPEVFDRLYNDWSTLVKFQRTRGVLRLMAAVIHSLWEKGDRNPLIQPANIPIDDPRVQFELTRYLSDNWVPIIEKDVDGPNSLPLRLDGDVPNLGKFAASRRVARTIYLGSAPTTTAANRGLEDRRVKLGCVMPGESPAVFGDALRRLAAAATYLYQDGPRYWYSTQPTVTKLAEDRAEQLKRDPDTVAQEIDKRLRADLRRMGEFSRVHPLPSSSADVPDDLDARLVVLGIDHTYSKEPSNAAEKTAKAILETRGSTPRLYRNTLVFLAADITRLQDLEEAARKYLAWESILNEQETFDLSPHQVKQAETQKAAAEGAILAQLPEAYQWLLAPTQASPQSAVEWQATRLSGKEALAVRSSSKKLLNDELLLTSFGAARLRMELDRVPLWRGDHVVIKQLVDDFGRYLYLPRLKDSSVLLGAIRDGFGLLTWEQDSFAYAESYDEAAKRYRGLRGGQNVAISDSDAGLLVRPEVARRQLNAEIIPPSQVVSEGTDSHPLPSSEPRSPTPSAPGPVAPPKPKRYHGTVTLTPERAGRDASRIADEVISHLVGLVGASVRITLEIEAEIPDGAPENVVRTVTENSRTLKFTNHGFEKE
- a CDS encoding site-specific integrase; translated protein: MNEAVALQWGDLDFHGRFIEVRRNYSPLARRTFTPKRGKGRRVDMSKMLTEALAALLVERKKETLKKGWGEVPEWVFIGEEGTLIDPDNFRSRVWSKLLQKAGFRHVRLHDLRHTFASLFIQQGESLAYVKEQMGHHSIQVSVDIYGHLVPGGNKAAVDRLDEQSPATIRNLSATTALLAQSAG
- a CDS encoding endonuclease domain-containing protein, which gives rise to MNPVRAKELRKNSTDAERALWRQLRAHRLARYKFRRQQPIGRYIVDFVCFEKQLIVELDGGQHTEQVAYDAERTAWLQAQRFQVLRFWNSEVLRDIESVVEVILRECERAASSLCLSPSGGERT